TCACTAGTGGCCAAGGGACCAAGTGCTTGTAGAAAGTCTCCATAGGCATCAATTTCACAAGTCAAAGGGCTGTTTTCTTTGAAGAAGTGCAAAAGTTTCTTAGCTATGTCCATTCCAAAGAAAAAGGAACTGTCTGTATATGAAGTATCTCCCTTGAAAGCAACTTCTTCAGAGAACTTGAGATTACTGAGCACAGCCCCTTTCTCATACATCTGAGTAATCCTTGGTTTCTGCAGGACTCTCAGACATCTCATTCCTCTTATATGTTTCTTCGGATCCACATTTTTCTCATTTTCCACCACATACACACCATGCTTTGTTCCAATCTGTACAGGTGAGGGGTGTGCCAGAGCAGTGAATCCATTATAACAGAACGACCAATATTTTGAATCCTCCACCGGTCCTAAATCATACACCAGAATATCATCGGCACAGGCTACAAACACCCCTGGAGGCATATTAGGGAGAAATGGCATGTACATAGCTAGTTTGAGGTCCAGCATTTGGTAAATGGGATCACCATGAGGGATAGGAGAGAAGATCTTCCCCAGGCAGCTAGCACTCGGCATACGTTTGCTCTGACCTCCAGCATGGATCAACAGAATTTTCTTCTTGTACATCTCCTGACCCAAGCAGAGCTCCAGAAAAGACAAAACCACCAGTGTAGATCCACCATTACCTAGAATTTGATATTGTATTCATCAAGCACTagtttaacatttaattttctataaagtTATCATTgacttaaccatatatatttttttctgcaagtaAAGCCAATATCACATCACACCTATCTTTGGTCCAGGGGGATCCGCCACAACATAGATAGGAAGATTCAAAGGAAGCTCATTTCTCTTCCTTTTACTCTCAATCTGTAGTTCAAAGACACGCTTCTGTGCATTATCTGCAGTTGTTATAACAACAACATCCCAAAACTTgcaattgtttgaatttttgtcttttcctacaaaaaaaaaaggaatcatCAAATGTATACACATTAACAGTAAACTTTTAATAGCAAATCTTATAGAAGATTCTCTTAATGACCCATATGTCTTAACCAACTTTTTcacttatttattttcattcaattaaaAGCTCTGAGGAGCAAAAGATCTTAATTACCTACATGTTCAAAAAAGGTTGTAATGTACATTATGCGTTTCCCCCCTGCAGattattttttagcaaaataaatATTGGCACAAAGTAGATCCGCTTCACTGCTACCACATTGCAGGTATATGTGACAAACACTTACTATGACCTGAGCATAGCCTGGTCACAGTACGATTATTCTTTCTATAGTAAAAACATATTATaaatacctcgaatcttttcATAATCACATAATACTTTCTTCATATAGTTTGCAATTCCTGTGGCTTTGGGCAGGGGCACTTCTTGACTGTTTATACCTTCAAAATAAATGACAGAGAAACTGACTTTATTTCTGTGTCAGACACAGGCACTCGTTTAATATAGTACGCTAATCTACTATAATTTTCATAGACAAAACTAGCGCATGTATGGTGTAGTATAATGTCATGTCAgaccacaggggctcgtcacgaagttttttcaaccttctatatctaccacctctatacaataaaatacaccAATATTTCGAATCCTCCactgtattttattgtatagaggtggtagatatggaaggttgaaaaaacttcgtgacgagcccctgttgTCAGACGGTGGCAGACTTGAATCGAACTGTATATCAATTGCAAAAGATCTTCAGTATAGCCTACATTTGTTTTCTTCCTTCTCCTCCATGATTTAGGCGACGTGTACCATTACTTGCCTGACCGGATTAGAAACACAGGCACACCGACACCTGTCAACGTTCCCAATCACAGAGGCATCTCATGCACTTCCGGATTGTAAATTTAGACAGCTCGAACCAAGAAATATTCGATAGACTTCATAtggagaaaaactaaatgcaatGTAATCATGGtaataatgtccatgaagccctctgccaaaattgtgaaaatcaggCCCTGGGATGGGgctaatatctctctctctctctctctctctctctctctctctctctctctctctctctctctctctctctctctctctctctctcctctctctctctctctctctctctctctctctctctctctctctctctctctctctctctctctctctctctctctttgattTGATGTTTAACTGGTTAACTCTGTACCTTGAAAATAACGGTGTTGACCCTCCATTTCTACGTACAACGAAACTGAAAAAATTAAAGGGAATATTCATATGCAAAAAtcaaatcatatattttatatattacatgtatttttaacaaGGCAAATATCAATAGCGGAAGTTCCTTCCGCTGATGTTAAGTTAATATCTCtgaaattctttgtttattcatttatttttattttttgttgttttttttcttatttcgtTATTGCCTGATATTCTGTTTCATTTAATCGGTTTTCAAATAtgcatttgtatatatatggttcaaattgattttgttttttaatttacgtttaatattatattgtatttttacctgagctgttttttttttatctgtatatAAAGAGGATATAAAGATTGAAAGAATAGATCGAAAGACTTGTTATATAATATTCTCTGATGAGGAAACGTGATCTATGAAAAACTGAGAACACGTTCAAAAACGGAGAAGTTTAAGTTCAATTAAGTTcagtacaaaaaaattaaagcagcATTCAATTAAACAAACCAACCGTTCATCTTGTTTTTGTTACACCAAGAGCTAGGCGACTTAAATTACGCACACACAAAAGTCATACCTAATTGCATTTTAAATCTCTGTAGAAGTTCTGTGCAGTTAATAATGAGATTTCTTATAGCCAATGTGGATCATTGGGAGATTCCtctcatttgttttgtttatgtttttcgTATCAGCAACAAACATACCCTTAATGAATTGTTGGTACaaacctttttaattttattctatttCAAATCACACAAAGAGAAACTTGAATAATATTACTTATATACTtatacaatatgcatgtatattctTCTTTCCTATAATAACAATTGAAACATAAAATGATTTGACCTGAACAGTTGGATTGTACGATATTTGTCAGTACATTGATTCATTCAGATGTGAGTGAATATAAAGCACTTTCATATGTAGGTAATTTTAATACAAACAATGCACAGAAACATTTAAATACGAGTATGTTGGATTAATCACGTTTAAATATCCAATAATTAAAGACCAACGTAGTCAAGAAACTCTAAAACAGGCACTCAATTATTCTGTGACGGTATTTCATCATTGAAATGATCCATCCGGAATACTCTATCAACCCAGGGACCCCGGAAGACCCACCCCATGTACAAACTGCTAATGATGTGGCCAAAAACGGTAAGCATATTTCTTTTGGACTATCACAAGTTAACTGTCCCTTTCCTTTTCACTAACACAATGATTAAAACCAAATTACACACTTTTGACGGtcattcatttttcataatgaccccccccccccttcactcACGTATCCCCGATTTCATTAAGATAAATACTCATGAGCATGAAAAAATTACGAACACAATATGTTTGATTAATACAATAGGTGGTTAAATATACTATAGTACTAGGGACATGCGTGGTTCTAGAGGAGTCGAGGGGCGTCTAGAAATattctcaatttttaaattcaagtaTCAAATTTACCGAAGATCGATGCGCTTCAGACTCCTTCCGGCAAAAATAAATATGAGATATCCCCTcagaccccctcccccaccccgaAAAAAATCCGATTCCACGCATGAGGGTTATACCAAAATTACGTATAGACAGGAACATAACACTTAAAATCCGATCACTGCAGTTCCATAATACAGCTACTGTTTATGATTTGTTGAAGTTTTGTCGAACATTTACAATCTTATCTTTATACAAATATGTTAGTTATATTTCAGATCCTCCGCCAAGCTACGAATCCCTGTTTGGTAAGATTAAGAGGGCAAAAGCGGAATCATCGGGGAGAGTGGACTTCGCCAAGAGAAGCTGCTCTATCTGTACAGAATCAGGTATCAGTCGACAAAGGTCTAAAGACATCAATACGATTATTGGAGGACAGCACTATACATTGTTGTATCAGTATATGAAGATCTATAAAGACAACATAACGATTATCGGAATACAGCACTGTAATATCTAAAGACAACAAACCAACTATCGTAAGACAGTACATTACATTGTTGTATATCGGTATATATTTACactttccagtgtctttgtatGTGATAACATTGCGAATCAAATCAATTGACAGTACTGTACATCAAAAAAACTACCAGGACGAACCGCGATGCTCAGTAGCACAATCATTATACAATGATTGTCGTACCATCGATGAAAGTCTAAAGAAACCTAAACGATTATCGGAAGGCAGCTCGTAAAAGAACAAAACTATGCTTGATATAGTATATCaattaatgaaatgaaagtCTTGGTATCAGTAAGCAACAATAAGATTATCGGAAGTCAATAAGTGTATATAAAAAGACAAGGCGATGCCTAATAGTACAGATAAGAAAAAACGATGATCGAAGCGATACAGATATTAAAATGATAAGCTTTAATCGTAGGATGCAGAGAAGAAAAAAGAGATACTACAGCTATAGAACTTAAAAGATTAGTAATCGAAGAATCCTAATCATACGTAACATACGTCAAGCATCATGAAGCATGGCGATAATCGTAAGACAGTGACACTTTAAAGGAGGTCAAGCAATAATCTTAGGATAGCAAAATTATAGTATGAGTAAAGAGTTATATAGTCAAAGGACATATAGCAGAGTTCAAAAGTTCACATGGTTAGTCGCAGAAAACAAGTAGGCCTAGAGCAGTTCTGAAAAAAGCAAGACTGAAAAATTAAGGAATTTAATTTCAGGGATAACCGTGCAAAAACAAAGTGATAATCGAAAATTACTCACAGTAGTACTGATGATtaataaattagaaataaatcaCTTGTACATTAATATTAGGCACCCGACCTGTAGGTCACCTTTGATTATATCAACGACTACTGAAATAACACTACGCAGAGCTGAAATCTCGTATTTACACTGCTTGAAAGGTATTGAACTATATTCATCAAAATCGTGCAAAGCGTTATCGCGCTGTGCTACAATACACGTTATATATCGAACAGCCCTCGTAAGTGCATTGTGCCTATTTTACCACTGGCGTCCCGTTTtactttacatatacatgtacctgcaaaAAAGCGATCTGGCTAATGCTAGGTTTCCAATTACGCTATATATGAAGCCCAACATCCTGTTCTGTAGCAAACGATTTGTATTCAATCCCAAGAAATCTggacgtacatgtacatgcatgttctTCATAATTGATGTATTGTACTacttttaacacttttataaaatgtcaatgttaatgtttttatctttGTTCAGTGGTGTTTGCAGTAATTCTTTGCATCATTCTGATTATTCCGGTCAGCATGATTGTGATGGGTAAGATATTGCCATTATAAAACATTtgataatatattaaaatatgctatttatgttatatacatgtataatggtgTTATGGAACAttcatatatttgttaaaaaaagaaagcggTCTCCTTTACACAGAAATAGCTACATTATGCATGCTCacataaataatgttttatcgatcttattttatatatacatatttacctgtataacATGAAAAACATATACCTTATTTCACAAAATTTCGAATAAATATGATCTTTTTGCATAGCATCAATAATATTTGCGGTTTAAAAGGTTTCTAATAgcaagatacatgtaccttaaggtggatctctacactaaataagtgtaggagatttttgttgcatgcatttgttaccaatactaggcacagtattcaacaataatagacctcaaaatacagtacactattttctagagaatttttaaaatatcaatctggttccagataaccccttatttatcaaaattttaaacatttctgttttaaaattcttatgaaagtgaaatgttattaagtttagaaatgaaaaataaaaaaatcatgaataaagtttgtatgatttttattggaatccacataaatatgaaactaaaatataaaaaaattcttttaaggcaaactgctggacaaaatcccacaaaagcctgaaaatataaacaatattcgtcGGTCAATgggatgaagaaaagaaattgaatgaaattgaaaaattaaaggaaatacttaattattgcaaaaatcttggtatgaaagatcct
The nucleotide sequence above comes from Magallana gigas chromosome 2, xbMagGiga1.1, whole genome shotgun sequence. Encoded proteins:
- the LOC105339002 gene encoding fucose-1-phosphate guanylyltransferase, which produces MEEKEENKCINSQEVPLPKATGIANYMKKVLCDYEKIRGKDKNSNNCKFWDVVVITTADNAQKRVFELQIESKRKRNELPLNLPIYVVADPPGPKIGNGGSTLVVLSFLELCLGQEMYKKKILLIHAGGQSKRMPSASCLGKIFSPIPHGDPIYQMLDLKLAMYMPFLPNMPPGVFVACADDILVYDLGPVEDSKYWSFCYNGFTALAHPSPVQIGTKHGVYVVENEKNVDPKKHIRGMRCLRVLQKPRITQMYEKGAVLSNLKFSEEVAFKGDTSYTDSSFFFGMDIAKKLLHFFKENSPLTCEIDAYGDFLQALGPLATSEYVHNTSNVTHLTPNLVPTRLQIFELLKGTDINLLLMNASKFIHIGTTKEYIYHFCFDTKLQDELGLVKDCFNTFTEIKPSAKKRKFSDTGLGCIMHSCIPTECFVSSNTVLEYCHFELPLQVGQNSIISNCALFEEELSDNLPTPTQTPHNIFLHTVAVRHQDQTKYATVVFHIDDDLKKQVPISNVIEASYLGYDIQRFIENCKLTQFQLDEDTGGVQREGEGEGQALTSLWQMCLFPLESSMTRSLVLALTAAKAAQSNNPDMVDLSGYHVVSMEEILDMKDVRAMLKYREGLFSKILKS